ACCCCAAGTTCATTATGGGAAAGGGTAAACTGGCTGAGTTGGAAGTACGGGCTCTTCAGGCCAACGCGTCTGTCATCATTTTCGATCAGGAGTTGTCTCCAACCCAGATTCGCAACCTTGCCAAAGTGACTGAACGGAAGATTCTTGATCGTACACAGCTTATTCTCGATATTTTTGCCCAGCACGCCACAAGCAGTTCCGGCAAATTGCAGGTCGAAATGGCACAGCTCAAGTATACCTTGCCGCGTCTGGTCGGAAAGAACCGGGCCATGTCCCGGCTCATGGGTGGTATCGGCGGCCGTGGCCCCGGTGAAACCAAACTGGAAATTGACCGTCGGCGTGCCAATGACCGGCTGACACGGCTGAAAAAGGAACTGAAAGACGTACGCAAGCGGCGTACTCAGACCCGTGAACGCCGTGCCAAGGCTGGACTGCCCATTGTCTCGCTGGTGGGATACACCAACGCGGGCAAGTCAACGCTGCTCAACACGTTGACGCAATCCAAGGTCATTGCCGAAGACAAGCTTTTCGCTACCCTTGATCCTACCAGCCGCCGTATTCGGTTCCCACAGGAAAGAGAAGTCGTGCTGACCGATACCGTTGGGTTTATACGTCGTTTACCACCGGATCTCAAAGAAGCTTTTCGGGCCACATTGGAAGAATTGGAATCAGCTGATTTGCTCGTGCTGGTCTGTGATGCGTCCCATCCCGAAGTCGAAGAGCAGGTGGATGCTGTGCGTTCCATTTTGCACGATATGGAATTGGATGATATCCCGTCCATTCTCGTGCTCAACAAGTGGGATAAGTTGGACGCTGAAGGGCGTGAGGCCATGCAGAACGTGTACCCGGACGGCATACCTGCCGTGGCTGTGAAACGTGCAAGTCTGGAGCCGGTCGTGGACGCCATGCTGCGCGGAATCCCTTGGGAGAAACGGGGCGTCTAGTTTTTGGAGTCTTTTACTTTTTCGGCACAGGTGCCACCGATTTTCCATCCATCGTAGGATGATTCGCATTCCAGTGGTTCCACATGGATTGTGACTTCAGCGCGTGACAGTTTCGACTTAATTAAATCTTCAATGAGTCCACAAAGGTCATGGGAAGCCTTAACTGACATGTCACCCTGTACGAGTAAGTGAAAGTCAATGAACCGCTTTGGACCTGACTTGCGGGTGCGCAATCCGTGAAAACTCGCATCGCTGTCTGTATAACTGCGAATTGCGTTAACGATGGTCATCAATTCTTCTTCCGGCAGAGCGTCATCCATGAGGCCAGCTACTGACCGTTTGAGCAGGCTGACACCTGTGAAAACGATATTCACGGCCATGATGGCAGCAATAATCGGGTCCAGAATCTTCCACTCCGGCATGGCGATTATTATAGCTAACCCGGCCACCAGGCCGATGGACGTCCAGACATCTGTCAGTAGGTGCTTTGCATCTGCCTCCAGTGTTATGGAATCGAAACGATGTGCGGCGTTGAGCATGACCTTGGCGACCACGTAATTGACCACGGAGGACAGCAGGGCGAGAATGAGGCCGGGGCCGAGATTGGTCAGTGGTTGTGGAGAGAGGAAACGGCTGATGGCGGCATACCCTATGGCGAATGCAGCCACGATGATGAGCACACCTTCAATGCCACTGGAAAAGTATTCGGCTTTGCCGTGTCCGTAAGTGTGATCATCGTCCGCCGGACGCATGGCTATGGTGATCGCTGTGAGCGCGAGTACGCCTGCCGTGAGATTGACGAGCGATTCAGTGGCGTCTGAGAGCAATCCCACAGAATCAGTCATGGCCCACGCTCCGAACTTGAGAGCCAGGGTCAGAATAGACGCCCCGATGGAGTATATGGCGTACCGCTTGGGGGAGTCGGCGAACATGCTTATTCCTTTGGTTTTATCCAGGGGTTCTCTTCGCCGCGAGCCAGTCTGCGAATATTTTCCTTGTGCCGCCAGAAGAGGATGACCATGACTATCAGGGCCACAGGAACATAGCTAAAATT
The genomic region above belongs to uncultured Pseudodesulfovibrio sp. and contains:
- a CDS encoding cation diffusion facilitator family transporter; this translates as MFADSPKRYAIYSIGASILTLALKFGAWAMTDSVGLLSDATESLVNLTAGVLALTAITIAMRPADDDHTYGHGKAEYFSSGIEGVLIIVAAFAIGYAAISRFLSPQPLTNLGPGLILALLSSVVNYVVAKVMLNAAHRFDSITLEADAKHLLTDVWTSIGLVAGLAIIIAMPEWKILDPIIAAIMAVNIVFTGVSLLKRSVAGLMDDALPEEELMTIVNAIRSYTDSDASFHGLRTRKSGPKRFIDFHLLVQGDMSVKASHDLCGLIEDLIKSKLSRAEVTIHVEPLECESSYDGWKIGGTCAEKVKDSKN
- the hflX gene encoding GTPase HflX, which codes for MGIAQKPEGNLQGLKPNQIKRLSRLYQRQFPTDDCYTNEQARELAELTADTGRQLGLLIDRQGKVGMVLVGDNRSIYIPELPRKRLSAGRLRGLRLLHTHLSGESLSQEDLMDMVFLRLDSVSALNVSSGFPETVQTAHLLPPNPEEKSYEIFEPMRWDRFDLDLGGIVEALEDEFSRQMDGLGTESDENRVLLVSVDKTPRPVQELSLEELAELADTAGLVAAGTMIQRVSKHNPKFIMGKGKLAELEVRALQANASVIIFDQELSPTQIRNLAKVTERKILDRTQLILDIFAQHATSSSGKLQVEMAQLKYTLPRLVGKNRAMSRLMGGIGGRGPGETKLEIDRRRANDRLTRLKKELKDVRKRRTQTRERRAKAGLPIVSLVGYTNAGKSTLLNTLTQSKVIAEDKLFATLDPTSRRIRFPQEREVVLTDTVGFIRRLPPDLKEAFRATLEELESADLLVLVCDASHPEVEEQVDAVRSILHDMELDDIPSILVLNKWDKLDAEGREAMQNVYPDGIPAVAVKRASLEPVVDAMLRGIPWEKRGV